A window of Candidatus Abawacabacteria bacterium genomic DNA:
GTTACATTTGTAGGGGATCGTGGGATGATTAAGAGTGGACAGATTGCAGAGTTAAAAGGTGCAGATTTTCACTATATTACCGCCATTACTAAGGCCCAAATAGAGAAGTTACTAAAGAGAGAAGTTATACAATTGGGATTGTTTGACACAAAGATTTGTGAAGTAGAGGATGATGGGGTGCGATATATCTTAAGGCGAAACCCTCTACGGGTAGAGGAGATAGCAAAGAATCGGAAGGAGAAGAAGGAATCAATTGAGAAATTATGTCAAAAGAAGAACAAATATTTAACAGAACATCCCAGAGCAAAGGTAGAAACAGCAATTAATAAAATCAATAAGCAGATTAAACATTTGAAGATATCCGGTTGGCTGAAGGTTGAAGTGGATGAGGGGAAGTTGACTTTGAAAGAGGATGAAGAAGTTTTAGCGAAAGAAGGTAAATTAGACGGATGTTATGTTATCAAAAGCGACTTATCAAAAGAGATAGACAAACAAGCTATCCATGACCGTTACAAGGATTTGGCTGATGTAGAACAGGCTTTTCGCACCTGCAAGACAGCCATGCTGGAGATGAGGCCGTGGTATGTGTGGACGCAAGAAAGTACTCGTGGACATGCAGTGGTGATAATGTTGGCTTACTTGATTGTCCGTACTCTACAACAAGCTTGGGCAGATTTTGATCTAACAGTAGAAGAAGGGTTAAAACAATTATCGATGTTATGTTCAATGGAGATGGTCATCAAAGGAGAGAGTTCTTGCCATCGTATCCCGACTCCCTGCTCAACATTAGCTAACTTACTTAAGGCGGCTAAAGTACATTTACCTACTGTTCTTCCTCATTTAGGGACAACTATAGTCAG
This region includes:
- a CDS encoding IS1634 family transposase, whose product is MYITEVPTKTKTGKISHLCILLRESYWEDKKVKNRTIANLTHCNPKEVAALRLALEHKDDLTVLKSLKDNVEIKQGMSIGAVWVVYEIARQLGIEKALGTECEGKLALWQVIARVISQGSRLSAVRLAQVHAGCDILGIRQRFNEDHLYKNLAWLAKNQKQIEKKLFKVRSKGKKPELFLYDVTSSYFEGIHNELADWGYNRDKKLGKKQVVLGLLCDEGGWPVSIEVFAGNTSDLATFGSQIKKAAEEFGCERVTFVGDRGMIKSGQIAELKGADFHYITAITKAQIEKLLKREVIQLGLFDTKICEVEDDGVRYILRRNPLRVEEIAKNRKEKKESIEKLCQKKNKYLTEHPRAKVETAINKINKQIKHLKISGWLKVEVDEGKLTLKEDEEVLAKEGKLDGCYVIKSDLSKEIDKQAIHDRYKDLADVEQAFRTCKTAMLEMRPWYVWTQESTRGHAVVIMLAYLIVRTLQQAWADFDLTVEEGLKQLSMLCSMEMVIKGESSCHRIPTPCSTLANLLKAAKVHLPTVLPHLGTTIVSRKKIAHPTKLIDFTDG